A stretch of Brassica rapa cultivar Chiifu-401-42 chromosome A08, CAAS_Brap_v3.01, whole genome shotgun sequence DNA encodes these proteins:
- the LOC103835620 gene encoding uncharacterized protein LOC103835620, with translation MAETTPLKRHREEETLAEEETNKRQKPSSSSYNDQILCLLDDSDELNLPNNDLASFIHTLQQDISSDDQNGVVSRVSNVEDSSTSCVSSKEDDVDEESKEKVMQHLLEASDDELGLPSNEFGESNYEMIKNDVSQDYIYGDSLLDGFGDAFWELEDEAANYYTLLQSQLFL, from the coding sequence ATGGCTGAAACAACTCCATTAAAGCGCCACCGAGAAGAAGAAACCCTAGCCGAAGAAGAAACCAATAAACGACAAAAGCCATCTTCTTCCTCATACAATGACCAGATTCTCTGTCTCCTCGACGATTCAGACGAACTTAACCTACCCAACAACGATCTAGCTTCTTTTATACACACTCTTCAGCAAGATATCTCATCAGATGACCAAAACGGTGTCGTCTCTAGAGTCTCCAACGTGGAAGATTCGTCGACTTCGTGTGTTTCCTCGAAGGAAGACGATGTTGACGAAGAGAGCAAGGAGAAAGTGATGCAGCATCTTTTGGAAGCTTCTGACGACGAACTAGGGCTTCCTAGCAACGAATTTGGCGAGAGCAATTATGAGATGATTAAGAATGATGTTAGTCAGGATTATATTTATGGAGATAGTTTGTTAGATGGGTTTGGTGATGCGTTTTGGGAGCTTGAAGATGAAGCTGCTAATTATTACACGTTGCTCCAGTCTCAGCTGTTCTTGTAG